A window of Arcobacter sp. F155 genomic DNA:
TTGTTCCTCCTTCGAATTGATCTTTAAATATCGCTAGAACTTGTTCATTATCTTTTATATATAGTTTTAACTCATCTATTTGTTTTTGAACTGAATTAAAAGTAGTATATGCAGCTGTTGCTTCATCAATTACTTGTTTTGTTACAACATCTAACTCTTTTTGAATTTGTTCTAAAAATAGTCTTTCTCTTTGTTGTTTAGCTTTATCTATATTTCCATTATATAGATTATATTTTAATTCGATTCTCGCTGTATATAATTGAGTTCGTTCTTTATCTTCAATATTATCTCTATCATAAAGCCCTTGTGCTTTAAATTTTATTGTAGGATAAAAAGATGCATCTCTTTGACTTACTACAGCTCTTTGTTCCTTAATATTTACAACTTGTTCTAAAATCAAATTATTCTTTACAATAACTTGGTCAACATACTCTTTTAAAGTTTTAGGAACTAGGGAATAATCAATATAAGGTCGACAAACATCACCTTCTGGTTTAACACCTACAAATCTCTCATAAGAGCTTGAAGCAATTTTATAATTATTTGTTTGCTCATGCCATTTACTTTTTGTAAAGTGAATTTTTGCATTTACTTGTGATTTTTGTAAAACTTCTCCACTAATTTCAGCAGTATCTTTTGCAGTTTTTAAATACTCTTCATAAATGAGCAAACTATCATTTGTCACATCTAAAGTATTTTGATATTTCACCATATTTAAATAAGCACTAATACTATCAAAGATTACGTTATCTACAATATTCTCATTTGCATAAGTATTGGATTTATCACGGAACCTTGCTTCATCCATTTCTGAAGTAGTTAAACCACCATCATAAAGTAGTTGCTCAAAATCTAGTTGAATATTCGGACCACCTGAGATATTTGAAGTTTTGTCTCCATCATCGGGATTGATTTTTGTTTTTTTTGTTTGAATATATGTTGTTAAGTCTAATTTAGGATACCAACCACCTTTGGCTTCGTCTAAATAGTACTTAAAAGCTTTGTTATTCTGTATTACAGAAAGGACTTTAGGGTTTGTAGACATAGTAGTCTCAACGGTTTCTTTTAGTGTTACAGCATTCAAGCTTGCTGAGCCTAATAGCATTACAAGAGGAATGCTAAGTTTTATTGCTAAATTTTTCATGACTTATCCTTTAAATTACAAATATCTCTCCTAAACCTTTAAGTTTTGTAAACTTTTTTATTACAATCAATGTAACACACTTTCCTTTAAGATAACTTAAAGTATAATTTTTAAGTGACATAATTTATTATAA
This region includes:
- a CDS encoding TolC family protein — its product is MKNLAIKLSIPLVMLLGSASLNAVTLKETVETTMSTNPKVLSVIQNNKAFKYYLDEAKGGWYPKLDLTTYIQTKKTKINPDDGDKTSNISGGPNIQLDFEQLLYDGGLTTSEMDEARFRDKSNTYANENIVDNVIFDSISAYLNMVKYQNTLDVTNDSLLIYEEYLKTAKDTAEISGEVLQKSQVNAKIHFTKSKWHEQTNNYKIASSSYERFVGVKPEGDVCRPYIDYSLVPKTLKEYVDQVIVKNNLILEQVVNIKEQRAVVSQRDASFYPTIKFKAQGLYDRDNIEDKERTQLYTARIELKYNLYNGNIDKAKQQRERLFLEQIQKELDVVTKQVIDEATAAYTTFNSVQKQIDELKLYIKDNEQVLAIFKDQFEGGTRTFIDVLNIERDLNSAKESLVAAQFDLDLAYFSMFNSMSQLKESVLYANNNTCERKVEKKEVKALDTSVDEELVSLLDEGATTKAVSSNDEYVLFLASFKNEQTAKSQLAMASSELGDEYKTKIIKSNGFNTVIVYDVNNKDEIVKLRDRLSNKFPGLYFRKTVSK